A segment of the Magnetococcales bacterium genome:
ACGGGGGGCTGGTTCATCGGCCTGCGGGGTGTAGGTGGAGCCTCTCTCATGGCGGCATCCTGTGGCAGGACTGGATAGGGTTTCATGGCCGTCTCCATCACGGGCTACAGCTGGATTGGGAGGTGTCGGTGGCCGTTACGGATTCCATGCGTCCCGTGGCACTCAGAGTCAGCGCCTTGGCATGATCGGACCAGCCCCGGGAATCACAGAGAATCAGGTCGCCGGTCTGCACCGCGCCGTTGGCCAGTTGCGCCGTCCCCTGAACCGAAAATGAGAGATAGTTGTTCACGTTGGCTGAGCCTCTCAAGGTGTCGCCATGTTCATTAAAAGATTCATAGACCTGGACGATCTCTTCGGTAGCCGGATCCCGGTCACCGGAATTGTCCATATCCTCAAACACCAAAATACCGAGCTCCCATCCTCCTTCAGCACCGGTGTCGCACTCTTCAAGATCCGTGCTGCGGCAGGCGGTCACCCGGTTGCCTCTTCGGATCGCCTCGCTGCGGGCCATCTGAAAAACGCCCAGAATACCGTTGGTGCGGGAGGTCATGCGGCTGTTTTGAATCATGCTCTCCACCAGGGGCGCGGTCTGGCTGGCCAGGATCGAAAAAAGCACCAGGGTGATCAGCAGTTCAATCAGCGTGAATCCATTTTTTTCTGACATGAATGACTCCAATCCACGAGCAAACAGATCCTTGATGAGACTCTCTTGGGATCTTGTTTGGCATCCCTGGTCCATTGAACCTAAATCCGGCAGTTGGGCGTACGCACATGCCCCAGCCTATTGATCCACCAAGCAAATCGGGAGAAAATCTTGTGACCAATCAGGAGACGGCGATTTCTCCCAATTCACTATGCGAACCAATATCCTGCACCAGCCACACACGCCCAACTGCCGGATTTAGGTTGAATCCAATGCATTCCGCTTCAGCTGGGGAATCAATGGATAGACGATGTTTCCACCAACCAGAGTTACAAGGGACGTACCAAAGGTGATCTGTGATATTTTTTTCCGCACTTCTAAATAGTTACGGATAACTATACGGAGGCGGGAGGGGGAAGGGAAGGCGGGGAATTGTAAAAAAATATGTCAATAGTCGCTATTCGTTTACTGTTCGTCAGGTTTTTTTACTGGTTTCGGTTGGGTGGTCCGTTGATGGGGGCTGGGAGGGTGAGGGCAAAGGGTGGGTGTTGGGGGTTGAGAGGCAAGAGAGGGCGCAGCCTGACGCCCCCCTTGCCTGGGGATGGATTGCGATAATGCTCGGGCAAGGGGGGCAGAAGCGATTATTAAGGGTGCCCCCTCACCCCTCCAGTTGGGCGAGTTCTTTCATGTGGGCCTGGGCGGCTTTGTTGTGGGGATCTGCCTGGAGGATGGCTGAAAAAGTTTCCCGGGCTTGGTCCATGTGGCCCAACTCCATATGCAGCCGACCCAACTTTTGCCGGGTGACAAAATCCTCTTCGGCTATCTCTACATACCCCCTGTAAATTTCAAGGGCCTGCTCCTTGTCACCGGTCAAGCGCAGGAGGTCTCCATAAAACGGGGTGAAGAGCTGAGACATGCGGGAGAGTTTTTCAGCCGCCTCCCGGGCGGTAACGAGATCCTTCTGCCTGAGGGAGAGGGAGAGAATGCTTCTCAGGCTATCCATCTGGATCAACTCATGATCCACCTCCTGAAAGTGACGGATGGCGTTTTTCCTCTCTCCATCCAGCTCTGCCAGATAGCCTCGGATTAACGCCAAAAACTGGTTTTTATCGTCTATTTCGCACGCCTGTACGCCCGCCAGGAAGGCGTTCAGGCGATCTCTCTCCTTGCGGCGAAAGAAGGTTTTGGCCTTGGCGGCGATGGAGCGGGGGCTGGCAATGTGGTCCCGGATATAGTCGGCATAGTTGGTGTTGGTGGCGGCCAGTTTATCCTGGAAGCGCTCTTCCAGCTGGGCCAACTTGGCAGCCAGGTGTTGTGGCTGGTCGGCGATGGTCTCTCCCCGCTGATCGAAAAAGCGCCGGAGCCGCCCTGGCTGATCATCCTTTTCCCATTGGCTTAGAAGGAGCTTCAGGTTGGGCTTGGGTTTTTCCTCCTCCATGCGGGCACGGATGCGCTGTCGGGCGCTGTCGATGTGTTTCAACATGTCCAAGGTGCTTTTTTGATAGACCTGATAATAAAATGCTCCAGCCGCCTTGATCTCTTCGTCAGACCACTCCTTCTCCTTGTCCGGGCGGCTTAATTTTAAAAAAGCATTGAGATACCAATTTTTAACCTGGGTACTGATGGCGGCATGTTTTTGGTTCAGGGTCTCCTCGATTTTATCCATGCGCAGTTTAAACTTATAGTTGGGAGCGCGGCCCTTGGAGCCGAACATCTTGGCATTGCAGGAGAGGGCTTCATCGGTGAGCTTTTTGATGCTGGTCAGCTGTTTGCGGATATTGTTCAGCTCCTGCTCCACCGCCTGATAGTGGCCCAGGCGACTTTCAGAGCTATCCTCGGGGATGTGCTGTTGCAGGATGTGCCACACCGAGGGGGTGATCGGCTCCAGGGCGATTTCATCCAGGGGAATGTAGGCGACATGGTCCGCCTTGGCTGCGCCAGGAGCCGGGTTGATCACCTGACAGCCCACCTCCTCGCCTTTTTTGCCCAGCTTGGCCAGAGAGGGGAGGGCGTTGAGAAAGGCCGGGGTGGTCTCCGCCTTGCCGCCGTCATTGGTTTCCACCCAGATGTCGGTTTGCAGGGAGTAGGGCCCGAGGGCCATTTCGGCACTTCCCTTGGAGTGGGTAAATCCCTCCTTGCTGAAACAGAGATCAAGACCTGCCACAATCAATTGGGAAAAGCCCATGTCCAAGGCCGTACCAATGGCTTGATGGGCCACGGTGATACCGGGAATATCCCGGTCTTCCGGGTTGAGGGGATTGGCCCAGGGAAAGATCAGACCCATAAAAAGATTGCGCCCCCGCCACTGTCCCAGCAGGGTGGGATTGAGATGATATTTATTGACCAGCAGCGTGTGTTCATAAAAATCCAGCATCTGCTTGGATTGATGAAAAATCACATCGTGGGGATCGATGGCGAACATCATGTCCGGCACGATGCCTTTTTTCTGTAGCTGCGCCGCAATTCGGGAGACCGCCATCACTACCAGATTTTCCCGGTTGGCCAGGATCCAGGGATAAAAAAGATCCAGGGAGGGGCCTCCGGCCATGATGATGGCTGTTTTGCCTTTGAAAACATTATCCAGGCACTGCACCGAGGTGCGGTTTTCCCCCAGGTTTTCGATGGCTTTCAGCATGAAGATGCGATTATTGGTCTCAAACCCCATGGCCATCTTCATCTGTCCCAGGAGCTGCTCAAAGCTTGCCAGGAGCGGGGCATAGCCCGGGTGGGTGCGGTCGAGAACCGCCAGGGATTTGATGGCCCGCACCCCCTCGGTATAGTAATAATCCTTGAAATTAAATTTTTGCGCCCTTTCCAGCCAACTGGTGGATGTCTCCAGGGCGACGTTGTCCGGCAGGGGATCGGGCAGGAGGCGATCTTTTTTCAGGCGCTCAATGATCTCCGGCAGTTCGATAAATATATATTTGGAGCTTTCTGCCGTGCCTTTTTTCAGCAACCAGTGGATCAAAAGTCCTCCGTCGGTGCCCGGCACCAGATAGAGGCGGCTTTTTTCCTGCATCCGCTCCCCCATGTGGCGCTGATAAAAGCTGTCGGTTCCGGCCAGGGAAAAAATTTCACCGTTTACCCCGGGCAGATATCGCTCACCAAAGCGATTGGTCAGGGTGGGGCCGATATCAAACGCTTCCCCATTCCTGTTTTGCAGGCCCGCCTGATTGAGATGCTGTTGCTGATTGAGCTCTTGATAATAGTCGGCTTCTTCTGTGTTTGCTTGGATCATGGGGCGTGTTCCCGTTTGGCCCGGTCAGGCGTGCTCTTTGGGCGAAAATGGTGGATGAATCGATGGCAGGGGCGTGATCCTGAAAGTGGCCTCTCAAGCTTTCAGGGCCAGGGTGATGGAGCCTCCCCTTCTTGCAGGATCTACGCGTTAAGGGTATCAGCCATTTTTTTGCAATATTCTTTAGCATTTTTTTAGCAATTTTTGGGCCGTGCGTGGCAGCCAAGAGGGGGCGTTGGCTCCGGGTGTGCGACCCCGCTACAATACCCCCCATTTCAAGCTACCTGAAAAAGGAGTCATCCTTGGCCGTGTCAGGAAAAGGGACCATCCTCATTTTTTCTGCCAACCATGAGGAAAACCAGCAGACCGATTGGATCCTCTACGGGCCGCTGATCGTCTATACCCTGCTCAAGGAGGCGGGGTTCAAGGTGATCTATATTCAGGAGTTCATGACCCCCGACTATGAACCGATCATTCGGGAGCATGCCCGGGATCTGCTCTTTTTCGGGGTTTCCGCCACCACCGACCAGATTCCCCTGTCGCTCAAGGGCATCCAGGTGCTGAAAAAAATCGCCCCGGATGTGCCGGTGGTGTGGGGGGGGTGTCACGCGACCCTGCTGCCCCAAGAGACCCTCCAAAGCCCTTATGCCGACTATGTGATTCCCGGCAAGGTGAAAGACAATCTGGTCCGCTTTGCCAAAGCCCTGCAAGCCGGGGATAGGGCTGAAATCAATACCATTCCCAATGTGCTCACCTCATCCAGCCCGGCTGCCAATGATCCCGGGGCGGGGATCGTCGATTATCGCAGTGACGAGTTGGTCTATCCCCGGATTCCCTTTGAGGATTTCGATTTTTCAAGCCTGCTCACCCAAAACCGGGTGCTCAACTATATGCCTTCCCTGGGATGTCCCGGCTCCTGTGGATTTTGCCCCTGGGGAGAAAAACACGCCTGGAACCGGGTTTCTCTGGAACGCACCCTGGCGGATATCGACTATCTGATCCGCACCTATGACCTCTCCCAGCTCTGGTTCAGCGATGCCACCCTGGCGCCGGAAAAAGAGTTTTTACTGGGGATTGCCGAGGGGATTTTGGCCCGCAAGCTCAATGTCACCTGGCGCTGCTTTGCCCGCATTCCGGAGTTCGACAAGCTCACCGCCCAAGAGTATGCCGATCTGGATCGCTCCGGGCTCGATGCGGTCTTTTTCGGGGTGGAGTCCATGAACCGGACCTGCCAAAAAATTCTCCGGAAAAAAAACAGCCCCAAACGCATGGAAAAGGTGATTTCCATGATGGGGGCAACCCGGATCAAGCCCTATGTGAGCTTTCTTTTTGCCATTCCCGACGCCCCTTTGGCACATCTGGAAGAGGATCGACAACATCTCGACCTCTGGCAATCCTTAAATCCAGGCGTGATCTATCAGGTGGGGTTTTATGTCTACTATCCCGGCTCCCATCTGGCGGAGCTGGTGGCGGCCCGGGGATTTGATGTGCCCCGAAGCCTGGAGGCGTGGGGGGCACGCTACGGCAAAAACCGCTTCAAGCCCACCCGGGATCACCACATTCCCTGGTTTGAGGCAGATTACAATCGGGCCTATGTGGAGCGATTTTTCGAGATTTTTCCGGATGTCCACGAAGATCGCAAGGAGACCTCCTGGAACAAGAGCCTGAAGCGGTATGAGCAGAATCCCCCCCTGCCAGCAGGCGCGGAGGGGCTTTAGTGGGTGGGGAGGGGTTTTGGTAGGAACGGGGGGACGATTTGGCGGTGGGGCTGTCTCTTGTGGGTCTCTTTGGCGATACCACGCTTAACAACCCCACCGCTGCAAATCAGGATGCCAGGAAGGAGGGGAATGGCTTGGATCAATGGCTGGCAAAGAGGCTCATCTGGCCATCTTCGGTAAAGGTGACCACATCATACTTGTCCGGCTCTTCACCAGGAACCTCCATGCCGGGTGAGCCGATGGGCATGCCCGGGGCGGCGATGCCGGTGACCGGGGGCTTTTGGGCCAGCAGCTTGCGGATATCCTCAATGGGAACGTGTCCTTCGATCACATAGCCACCGATCTTGGCGGTGTGGCAGGAGGCGGCCTGGAAGGGAACCCCCAGGCGGCGCTTGACCGAATCCATCTCATCGACATCTTGTACCGAGACCGTCATGCCGTTGGCCTTCAGATACTCCACCCAACCGCCACAGCAGCCGCAAGAGGGGGATTTAAAGACGATCATCTCAGCCGCTTCGGGTTGTTTGGTGGAAAAGAGCCAGCCACCGACGATGAGCGCCGCGAGCCCCGCCATACCGGCGATGAGGAGACCGGATTTTTTCTTGGCGGCTGGGGGTGTTGCCTGATTGGTTTTTTGGGGTGATTTTGCTGATTTTTTCTGGCCCATCTCTTTATCTCCTGACGTAGAGGCGGATCCCTTCCGGGAGATCCGGCTTGTTATCCTGTAAAATTTATCCTGTAAAATCCGGCTTCCCCATCTAGGTTTCATGGGGGAAGGGGATTGATCAGTGTTTTATCTCTGCCGGTTCCAGCTGACCCAGTGCCTGCTGCCATTCAAACTGTTCGGGCTTCCAGAGGGTGTGTAGGTAGCGGATGATGGCCTGAATTTCCCGACCGCTCAAGCGCTCCTTGAATGACGGCATCCGGCCATCCTCTCCCCCCTGGGCGATGATTTCAGCCAGCTGGCTGTCAGGGTGGTGCCAGGCGTGGGCGGAGTGGTCCAGGGGTGGGGGGGGATATTTCAAGTCCGGACCCGGCAGAGGCTCCTGCCAATCCCCTTCCAACCCTTCCCCATCCAGTCCGTGGCACTCCTGACACTGTTCCACATAAAGGCTCTTGCCATCCGCCAGATCGAGTCCGTTGGCCCATGCTTGTGGCCACGCTAGCAAAAGCACGCCCACCATCAGGCCCATGATGCCTGTCACGATCCGGGTGACGGTTCCCCTCCGGGATTTCTGACGATCAGACATCAGGAGATCCCGTTTTGTTGTTGCCACCAGCGGAGAAAGGGGACCACCTGTTCCATCATCTCCCGGGTGACATCCGGGACCGGGGGCATATCCCCAAAGGACCAATGGTGCGCCCGAACCCCGGACTCTACCGCCCGATAAAAGCTGAAATCGGCATGGTGGGTGGGTTTATAGTAGGCGTGGATCAGCGGTGGACCCTGATCTGTTCCTTCTGCCCACAGGCCATGGCACTGGAGGCAGTTTTTCTGAAAAATCCCTGCGCCCGCTTCATGTTCTGCCGGGAGCTGGGCCGGGGGTGTCACCACCACGGGGCTTTGATTGGATGGGGGCTGGTTTTTTCCCTGATGTGACCTCATGGCCAAATAGCCTCCCACCAACACGACAGCCACGATTCCCAGAAGGAGCGCCTTGGGGCTGGACCGTTGTTCTGTTGGGTCGGGTTGATTTTGTCTGTTTTTATTCTCCATATGTTTTTTATGCTGAGTTTGTCCTTTGGCACTGGTTTGTCCGATGGTTATCCATGATCCAATCTTGGGTTGGATCATGGGCATCATACACCATTAGTGCCCTCTTTGTTGAATTCGTTCTCAAAAAAGTATGTTTCTACACGTTTTTCGTGATGGTCTCCTTGCCAGAGAAGCCTTTCTGAAGCACCTGTTGGCTACGTTCTCCAACTGGATCGATCAGGGGAGTTGCATCCGTCCCGTACGCAGTTTCCAGATCAGATATTTTTCCAAAACTATTTTGAGCCAATGGGACCAGGGGCCGGGGATGAGCAGCTGGATTTTTCGCGGTGCGAAAATCCGGTCGGTCACCATGAGCACGCCCTGATTACCGGCATCCATCACGCAGACTGCAGCGGTCTTGGGAAAGGGGACCTCTTTTGGGGGGCCACCGAGAATGTCGGCTGCGATATTGTGGGCAGCCACCGCCGCCATCTGTTCGGACATGTGGGCGGTTTTCGGCACTCCACAGGGCACCGGGGTGGGGGCGGGGGGGGAGACCGCCACCGAGATGCCAGCGGCATAGATGTTGGGGACTTCCAGATGCTGGTAGCGGTCATTGACCGGGACAAAGCCCATGGCGTTACCGATCCCCAGGGACTCTTTTACCGCCCCGACCCCTTGGAAAGGGGGAATCAGAATCGAATAGTTGAAGGGCAGCACGCCGTTATCCCGGGTGTGGATTTCACCGGGGGTAACCTTTTCCACCACGTTGCTGGTGAGCCAGTTGATGCCCGCCCGTTGGAAAAATTTTTCGATTATGGGTTGGGCCGAGCCAAAGCCGTTGATGCCGAAGTGGGTCAAAAAAGGCTCAGCGGTGATGAAGGTGAGGGGGGAACGATTCCGAACACCGGCGACTTTCAAGGCCCGATTGAGGTTGAGGAGAATTTCGTAGGAGGCCCCAAAGCAGCTCGCTCCCTGGACCGCCCCCACCACCACCGGGCCGGGATTTTTAAGAAAATCCTGCCACGCTTTGGCCGCTTCGATGGCGTGGGGCAGGGTGCAGGCAGAGAGGGTATGCCCCCCATGGGGTCCCAAACCGGGTACGGCTTCCCACGCCATGCGGGGGCCGGTGGCGACCACCAGATAGTCATAGGCCATCTCACCGTTATGGGTGAGCACCCGGTTTTTTTCAGCGTCGATTTTTTTGGCTATACCTTGAACGAAGCGAATATCGTGGCGGGTCAAGGCAGGCTCCAGGTCGAATACAATTTCCTCGGGCTGTCGCCATCCCGGGACCAACCAGATCAGGGAGGGGATGAAGACGAACTGGGGATCTTTGGAAAGGACGGTGATTTCGGCGCGATCCTTTAGCTTGTGTTTCAGCTCAAAGGCTGCGGCGAGTCCGGCAAAACTGCCACCCAGAACGAGGATTTTTGGTTTGGTGTTCATTGTTTTCTCCGACCTGCCTGTCCACTGATATAACGGAAAATCGACTGCATCTCTTGGTTGAAAAAGCCCTGGCATCCGAGCCTGGCGGGTGTTGCAAATCCTTATTTACCCTTGTCGAACAGAACCTCCAGAGCCCAGAGAATCAGTACAATGGGCAGTAGCCAGATGAATACCATC
Coding sequences within it:
- a CDS encoding cobalamin-dependent protein (Presence of a B(12) (cobalamin)-binding domain implies dependence on cobalamin itself, in one of its several forms, or in some unusual lineages, dependence on a cobalamin-like analog.), translated to MSGKGTILIFSANHEENQQTDWILYGPLIVYTLLKEAGFKVIYIQEFMTPDYEPIIREHARDLLFFGVSATTDQIPLSLKGIQVLKKIAPDVPVVWGGCHATLLPQETLQSPYADYVIPGKVKDNLVRFAKALQAGDRAEINTIPNVLTSSSPAANDPGAGIVDYRSDELVYPRIPFEDFDFSSLLTQNRVLNYMPSLGCPGSCGFCPWGEKHAWNRVSLERTLADIDYLIRTYDLSQLWFSDATLAPEKEFLLGIAEGILARKLNVTWRCFARIPEFDKLTAQEYADLDRSGLDAVFFGVESMNRTCQKILRKKNSPKRMEKVISMMGATRIKPYVSFLFAIPDAPLAHLEEDRQHLDLWQSLNPGVIYQVGFYVYYPGSHLAELVAARGFDVPRSLEAWGARYGKNRFKPTRDHHIPWFEADYNRAYVERFFEIFPDVHEDRKETSWNKSLKRYEQNPPLPAGAEGL
- a CDS encoding cytochrome c, yielding MSDRQKSRRGTVTRIVTGIMGLMVGVLLLAWPQAWANGLDLADGKSLYVEQCQECHGLDGEGLEGDWQEPLPGPDLKYPPPPLDHSAHAWHHPDSQLAEIIAQGGEDGRMPSFKERLSGREIQAIIRYLHTLWKPEQFEWQQALGQLEPAEIKH
- a CDS encoding cytochrome c, which codes for MRSHQGKNQPPSNQSPVVVTPPAQLPAEHEAGAGIFQKNCLQCHGLWAEGTDQGPPLIHAYYKPTHHADFSFYRAVESGVRAHHWSFGDMPPVPDVTREMMEQVVPFLRWWQQQNGIS
- a CDS encoding DUF411 domain-containing protein yields the protein MGQKKSAKSPQKTNQATPPAAKKKSGLLIAGMAGLAALIVGGWLFSTKQPEAAEMIVFKSPSCGCCGGWVEYLKANGMTVSVQDVDEMDSVKRRLGVPFQAASCHTAKIGGYVIEGHVPIEDIRKLLAQKPPVTGIAAPGMPIGSPGMEVPGEEPDKYDVVTFTEDGQMSLFASH
- a CDS encoding GspH/FimT family pseudopilin; its protein translation is MSEKNGFTLIELLITLVLFSILASQTAPLVESMIQNSRMTSRTNGILGVFQMARSEAIRRGNRVTACRSTDLEECDTGAEGGWELGILVFEDMDNSGDRDPATEEIVQVYESFNEHGDTLRGSANVNNYLSFSVQGTAQLANGAVQTGDLILCDSRGWSDHAKALTLSATGRMESVTATDTSQSSCSP
- a CDS encoding FAD-dependent oxidoreductase; this translates as MNTKPKILVLGGSFAGLAAAFELKHKLKDRAEITVLSKDPQFVFIPSLIWLVPGWRQPEEIVFDLEPALTRHDIRFVQGIAKKIDAEKNRVLTHNGEMAYDYLVVATGPRMAWEAVPGLGPHGGHTLSACTLPHAIEAAKAWQDFLKNPGPVVVGAVQGASCFGASYEILLNLNRALKVAGVRNRSPLTFITAEPFLTHFGINGFGSAQPIIEKFFQRAGINWLTSNVVEKVTPGEIHTRDNGVLPFNYSILIPPFQGVGAVKESLGIGNAMGFVPVNDRYQHLEVPNIYAAGISVAVSPPAPTPVPCGVPKTAHMSEQMAAVAAHNIAADILGGPPKEVPFPKTAAVCVMDAGNQGVLMVTDRIFAPRKIQLLIPGPWSHWLKIVLEKYLIWKLRTGRMQLP
- a CDS encoding DUF115 domain-containing protein produces the protein MIQANTEEADYYQELNQQQHLNQAGLQNRNGEAFDIGPTLTNRFGERYLPGVNGEIFSLAGTDSFYQRHMGERMQEKSRLYLVPGTDGGLLIHWLLKKGTAESSKYIFIELPEIIERLKKDRLLPDPLPDNVALETSTSWLERAQKFNFKDYYYTEGVRAIKSLAVLDRTHPGYAPLLASFEQLLGQMKMAMGFETNNRIFMLKAIENLGENRTSVQCLDNVFKGKTAIIMAGGPSLDLFYPWILANRENLVVMAVSRIAAQLQKKGIVPDMMFAIDPHDVIFHQSKQMLDFYEHTLLVNKYHLNPTLLGQWRGRNLFMGLIFPWANPLNPEDRDIPGITVAHQAIGTALDMGFSQLIVAGLDLCFSKEGFTHSKGSAEMALGPYSLQTDIWVETNDGGKAETTPAFLNALPSLAKLGKKGEEVGCQVINPAPGAAKADHVAYIPLDEIALEPITPSVWHILQQHIPEDSSESRLGHYQAVEQELNNIRKQLTSIKKLTDEALSCNAKMFGSKGRAPNYKFKLRMDKIEETLNQKHAAISTQVKNWYLNAFLKLSRPDKEKEWSDEEIKAAGAFYYQVYQKSTLDMLKHIDSARQRIRARMEEEKPKPNLKLLLSQWEKDDQPGRLRRFFDQRGETIADQPQHLAAKLAQLEERFQDKLAATNTNYADYIRDHIASPRSIAAKAKTFFRRKERDRLNAFLAGVQACEIDDKNQFLALIRGYLAELDGERKNAIRHFQEVDHELIQMDSLRSILSLSLRQKDLVTAREAAEKLSRMSQLFTPFYGDLLRLTGDKEQALEIYRGYVEIAEEDFVTRQKLGRLHMELGHMDQARETFSAILQADPHNKAAQAHMKELAQLEG